From the Phyllobacterium sp. T1293 genome, the window CGCCGTTTCGAAGTTCGGATAAATGCCGACAACATCCAGCTTTTCCAGATCGCGGAATTCAACACCACCGAGTTTCTTCAGCTCGCCGCCAAAAACCAGGTGAAGCAGTTGTTTCGATTCTGCTGTATTTTCGCTCATGGTCGCCCATCCGTTCAAGTTATCGATAATTTTTAGCCTGTTTAGCCGAAGGCGGTTTCGGCGACAACGCCCAACATGTTGTCCATGAGCAATCCGCTGGCCGCGACAAGCGCGCCATGGCGGTAATCGCCCCTCTCGTGATTGCGAAGGCCATAGATGAGTGGTTTGCCATCGGTCGAAAGGACACGACCGCCAGCCTCAGCCAAAATCAGGTCGGCAGCAGCCAAATCCCAGTCATGCGAGTTTGGCCGCACAAATGTGCCTGCTATATCGCCGCGCGCCACCATGGCGATGCGATAGGCGAGCGAGGCGATATAGGGAGCGGCCTCCATCGACTGCTGGAAATGTTCCGGCAGTTTTTTCAGAAAAGGTCCGGGACCAGCCACCTTGAACGGCACACCACTGGTGCTGACGTGAATGGAGGTTCCATTCTGCTCGGCACCCTGTCCCGGTAGTGCTGTGATCGTCTGATTACGGGCCGGGCATTCCAGTACACCGGCAACCGGCCTGCCATCCTCGATAACAGCGACGCTAACGCACCAGACATCCGAACCCTCAATAAAGGCGCGGGTGCCATCGATGGGATCAACCACGAAAAAGCGTCGGCGCGACGCCGCTGCACGGTCATCAAGGGTTTCTTCGGAAATCCAGCCATAATCTGGACGGGCCGTCAGAAGCATGTCTTTCAGATATTTGTCCGCGGCAAGATCAGCCTCGCTCACAGGCGAATTGCCGGTTTTCATCCAGACCTGCGGGTCCTGCCGGAAATAGGACAGGGCAATGCGCCCGGCACCTTCGGCTGCTTCCCTGATCAGGGCAAGGTCATCACGGTTTTGTTCACTTGCCGGCAAGAGTCATGCCTTCGATTACGAGTGTCGGACTGGCAACGCCAAAATTACGATCAATATCATTTGCCGCCACCAGATTGAGGAACATGTCCTTCAGATTGGAGGCAATCGTGACTTCACTGACCGGATAGGCAAGTTCACCGTTTTCAATCCAGTAACCGGATGCGCCACGGCTATACTGTCCCGTGATCATATCGACGCCCTGACCAAAAAGCTCCGTGACATAGAAGCCCGTTCCGACAGCGCGGATCAGCGCTTCGGGTGACTGCTCGCCGGGTTCAATGGCAAAGTTGGTGGAGGATGGGACCACACCGGAGCCGGAGCGAACGCCGCGCCCATTGGTGCTGAGCCCCAGTTCCTTGCCCGTTGATGTGGACAGGAACCAGTGCTTCAACACGCCGTTTTCGACCATGGTCAGCGCCTGTCCCTCGATCCCCTCGCCATCGAACGGGCGCGAGGACGACCCGCGAATACGCAGCGGATCATCGGTGACATTAATGCTTTCAGCGAGGATCTTCTCGTTCATGCGATCTTTGAGAAAGCTCGTCTTGCGCGCAACGGAAGAACCGTTGATGGCGCTGGACAAATGGGACGCAATACCACGCGCCACACGAGGATCGTACACAACATTGACAAGGCCTGTTTTGGCCTGCCGTGCGCCAAGGCGTTTCACCGCGCGCGCTGCGGCTGAACGGCCAATGGCAGCCGGGTCCTCAAGCGCATCGAAATGCTGGCGCGAGGAAAAATCATAATCGCGTTCCATTCCCGTGCCGGTGCCGGCAATAGCACTGACCGAACGGGAAAACCGCGAGCCCATATAATGGCCGACGAAGCCGCCGGAGGTGACGAGGACCATGCCGCCAAGACCTGCGGAGGCCGATGCACCACCAGAATTGGTAACGCCTTCAACCGCAAGAGCCGCCTCCTCGGCGGCCAGCGCATCCTGTGTCAGACGCGCGGCTTCGACGACTGTCGGATCAAAGAGATCAAGATCGCGAATGGTGCGCACCAGACTATCGGAGTCGGCCAGGCCTTCAAAAGCATCATCAGGCGAGACCTTCGCCATGGCGACGGCGCGCTCGGCAAGAATTTTTGGATCGGAACCGGCGGTTGCCGATATGCTTGCCACTTTCCTGCCAACAAAGACGCGCAGGGAGAAATCGTCACTTTCCGAAGATTCGGTCGCCTCGACCTTGCCAAGCCTGACGCTGACGCCCGTGGACCGCGAACGCACGACAACCGCATCGGCGGCGTCGGCTCCGGCTTTGCGTGCGGCTTCGACAAGCGCAGCAGCATTGTCAACGAATTCGCGGGAATTGGCCGGCTCGATCATATTCATCCCTAGAGTTGATTGCATGATAGGATGCAAGGACATATCTGACCAATAATCAGATGATGCACTGCCTCCTATATGGTGCAAATTTGGGTCTATCAAGGCAAACACGCGTAACATTCGCAACAGACTGGGTCAGGCTCATGCTTTCACAAAGCGGCAATCTCTATTTTCAGGCTCTGGCTTTGCTGGCTGGAGCAATCATTGCCGCCCCATTGTTCAAGCGGTTGGGCCTTGGAACAGTGCTGGGATATCTGGCGGCGGGCCTTTTGATCGGACCGCTGGCCAATCTGATCACCGATGGCGAGCAGGTCCTGCATTTCTCCGAACTCGGTGTGGTTTTCCTGCTGTTTGTCATCGGCCTTGAACTGAAGCCGACGCGCCTTTGGAACATGCGCCATGCGATTTTCGGCCTTGGTGCTGCGCAGGTCATCGTCTCAGGCGCCGTTTTGACCGGGCTCATTCTCGCCTTCCATCTCATGAGCTGGCAGGGCGCAGTGGTTATCGGCTTCGGTCTTGCCCTGTCATCCACCGCCTTCGCCATGCAGATATTGGAAGAGCGCGGCGAAACCAATATGCCGCATGGTCAGACATCCTTTGCCATTCTGCTGTTTCAGGATCTAGCCATCGTTCCTCTGCTGGCAATGATTCCCGTGCTTGCGCCGGGCTCTGCCCAACACGAAGCCGATCCTCTCGGCAAGTTCCTGATCGCTATCATCTGCATCGGC encodes:
- a CDS encoding DUF4170 domain-containing protein, with product MSENTAESKQLLHLVFGGELKKLGGVEFRDLEKLDVVGIYPNFETAQRAWKSKAQQTVDNAHMRYFIVHMHKLLDPDTGKAS
- a CDS encoding 3'(2'),5'-bisphosphate nucleotidase CysQ, which gives rise to MPASEQNRDDLALIREAAEGAGRIALSYFRQDPQVWMKTGNSPVSEADLAADKYLKDMLLTARPDYGWISEETLDDRAAASRRRFFVVDPIDGTRAFIEGSDVWCVSVAVIEDGRPVAGVLECPARNQTITALPGQGAEQNGTSIHVSTSGVPFKVAGPGPFLKKLPEHFQQSMEAAPYIASLAYRIAMVARGDIAGTFVRPNSHDWDLAAADLILAEAGGRVLSTDGKPLIYGLRNHERGDYRHGALVAASGLLMDNMLGVVAETAFG
- a CDS encoding TldD/PmbA family protein; translated protein: MIEPANSREFVDNAAALVEAARKAGADAADAVVVRSRSTGVSVRLGKVEATESSESDDFSLRVFVGRKVASISATAGSDPKILAERAVAMAKVSPDDAFEGLADSDSLVRTIRDLDLFDPTVVEAARLTQDALAAEEAALAVEGVTNSGGASASAGLGGMVLVTSGGFVGHYMGSRFSRSVSAIAGTGTGMERDYDFSSRQHFDALEDPAAIGRSAAARAVKRLGARQAKTGLVNVVYDPRVARGIASHLSSAINGSSVARKTSFLKDRMNEKILAESINVTDDPLRIRGSSSRPFDGEGIEGQALTMVENGVLKHWFLSTSTGKELGLSTNGRGVRSGSGVVPSSTNFAIEPGEQSPEALIRAVGTGFYVTELFGQGVDMITGQYSRGASGYWIENGELAYPVSEVTIASNLKDMFLNLVAANDIDRNFGVASPTLVIEGMTLAGK